In the genome of Myxococcus stipitatus, one region contains:
- a CDS encoding response regulator has translation MQIRILVVDDEQDNCDYLKLVLTREGYEVVTTTDPTQTVEILRGSDFHLVILDMMMPQMSGTEVLEQIRKYDTDVAVIVATAYPTVDTAVASLKAQASDYVKKPMEPEQFITAVRNALQKKGLSQDPEADLHRAIGRTIRDARKTQELTLKQLARRTGLSVSLLSQIERAESSASISSLYKIASALQLRMGELFGDT, from the coding sequence GTGCAGATTCGCATCCTGGTGGTTGATGACGAGCAGGACAACTGCGACTACCTCAAGCTGGTGTTGACTCGCGAAGGCTATGAGGTCGTGACCACGACGGACCCCACCCAGACGGTGGAGATCCTCCGTGGCTCGGACTTCCACCTCGTCATCCTCGACATGATGATGCCGCAGATGTCGGGGACCGAGGTGCTCGAGCAGATCCGCAAGTACGACACCGACGTGGCCGTCATCGTCGCCACCGCCTACCCCACGGTGGACACGGCCGTCGCCTCGCTCAAGGCCCAGGCTTCTGACTACGTCAAGAAGCCCATGGAGCCCGAGCAGTTCATCACCGCGGTCCGCAACGCCCTCCAGAAGAAGGGCCTGTCCCAGGACCCCGAGGCCGACCTGCACCGCGCCATCGGTCGCACCATCCGCGACGCGCGCAAGACGCAGGAGCTCACCCTCAAGCAGCTGGCTCGGCGCACGGGCCTGTCCGTGTCCCTGCTGTCCCAGATTGAGCGCGCGGAGTCCTCCGCGTCCATCTCGTCGCTCTACAAGATTGCCTCGGCGCTCCAGCTGCGCATGGGCGAGCTATTCGGCGACACCTGA
- a CDS encoding FHA domain-containing protein, with protein sequence MLKLIIEDDEGRKTVVPFVRDEITIGRQEGNTIRLTERNVSRRHARLVRLNGHVVVEDLGSYNGTRINGERIAGQSPLSEGDLIQIGDYDLALQAEGANAIGAITTKVPARRQEPEPEPDEPARSSRDEDEAGGGSGDENDHTPPSQDSADKRRNSTSIIRLDHVEADRPRKLEDIPTHDAPRLVVLSPDELRGQEFACIRTELRIGRTDDNDIALDHRSLSRTHAKLVREANGEWRVIDMQSANGMTVNGESYAQASLGSGDIVELGHVKLRFLLAGDAADEADDSEQPSGSKLKFVVPPIIALALGIGGFFIWNLTQAQGTNPQPGQTPPVVAQPVTPPKTVDTDPTPPPVEQPEAKPPETPPTPAKPSLEQLIAETRKALAAQDLEGAESTAAQMASLGQLSKDARLVSEEVKAERTHKTQLDAAEQALEDGDLDQARGLLDAGAGSKAFAKRHGELKARFVKLTAAAEAAAQQAAAAKPPPEVKPAGGKEQPVAKSPAEILDEQTAELVKKSQALVKAGKYRDALNIAEQCAKKDTSNPDCQLLMGITKARLNEIDEGAKHYRKFLELAPANHPYRKGVEAQLQTYDESKAK encoded by the coding sequence GTGCTGAAGCTCATCATCGAAGACGACGAGGGGCGCAAGACCGTTGTTCCCTTCGTGCGCGACGAGATCACCATCGGCCGTCAGGAGGGAAACACCATCCGCCTGACGGAACGAAACGTGTCACGTCGGCACGCACGACTGGTGCGGTTGAACGGCCATGTCGTGGTGGAGGACCTGGGTAGCTATAACGGCACCCGGATCAACGGCGAGCGAATCGCGGGTCAGTCACCCCTCAGTGAGGGTGATCTGATCCAGATTGGCGACTACGACCTGGCACTCCAGGCCGAAGGCGCCAACGCCATAGGCGCCATCACTACCAAGGTACCCGCGCGCCGGCAGGAGCCGGAGCCAGAGCCCGACGAGCCCGCACGCTCGTCCCGGGATGAGGACGAGGCTGGGGGAGGCAGTGGCGACGAGAACGACCACACGCCCCCATCCCAGGATTCGGCGGACAAGCGCCGGAACTCCACGTCCATCATCCGGCTGGATCATGTGGAGGCGGATCGTCCCCGGAAGCTGGAGGACATCCCGACCCACGATGCTCCCCGGCTCGTGGTCCTGAGTCCCGACGAGCTCCGAGGTCAGGAGTTCGCGTGCATCAGGACCGAGCTGCGCATCGGCCGCACGGACGACAACGACATCGCGTTGGATCATCGCTCGCTGTCGCGCACGCACGCCAAGCTGGTTCGCGAGGCGAATGGCGAGTGGCGCGTCATCGACATGCAGTCCGCCAACGGGATGACGGTCAACGGCGAGAGCTACGCGCAAGCGTCCCTGGGCAGCGGCGACATCGTCGAGCTGGGCCATGTGAAGCTGCGCTTCCTGCTCGCGGGTGATGCCGCCGACGAGGCCGACGACTCCGAGCAGCCGTCCGGCAGCAAGCTGAAGTTCGTGGTGCCTCCGATCATCGCCCTGGCGCTGGGCATCGGCGGCTTCTTCATCTGGAACCTGACCCAGGCGCAGGGCACGAATCCTCAGCCCGGACAGACGCCGCCCGTGGTGGCGCAGCCCGTCACTCCGCCCAAGACGGTGGACACGGACCCGACGCCGCCGCCCGTGGAGCAGCCGGAGGCCAAGCCGCCCGAGACGCCTCCCACGCCCGCGAAGCCTTCGCTGGAGCAGCTGATCGCGGAGACGCGCAAGGCGCTCGCGGCACAGGACCTCGAGGGTGCTGAGTCCACCGCGGCGCAGATGGCCTCCCTGGGGCAGCTCTCCAAGGACGCCAGACTGGTCAGCGAGGAAGTGAAGGCGGAACGGACCCACAAGACGCAGCTCGATGCCGCCGAGCAGGCGCTCGAGGATGGGGACCTGGACCAGGCGCGTGGGCTGCTCGACGCGGGCGCTGGCAGCAAGGCGTTCGCCAAACGCCACGGAGAGCTGAAGGCCCGGTTCGTGAAGCTGACGGCTGCCGCCGAGGCAGCGGCGCAACAGGCCGCGGCGGCGAAGCCGCCTCCCGAAGTCAAACCCGCGGGTGGCAAGGAGCAGCCTGTCGCCAAGTCTCCCGCCGAGATTCTCGACGAGCAGACCGCCGAGCTGGTCAAGAAGTCCCAGGCCCTCGTCAAGGCGGGCAAGTATCGGGATGCCCTCAACATCGCGGAGCAATGCGCCAAGAAGGACACCTCGAATCCGGACTGCCAGCTCTTGATGGGCATCACCAAGGCGCGCCTCAACGAGATTGATGAGGGCGCGAAGCACTACCGGAAGTTCCTGGAGCTCGCCCCCGCGAATCACCCCTATCGCAAGGGCGTCGAGGCACAGCTGCAGACGTACGACGAATCCAAGGCCAAGTAG